A window from Peromyscus eremicus chromosome 1, PerEre_H2_v1, whole genome shotgun sequence encodes these proteins:
- the Nucb2 gene encoding nucleobindin-2, producing MRWKIIQLQYCFLLVPCVLTVLEAVPIDVDKTKVHNVEPVDSAKIEPPDTGLYYDEYLKQVIDVLETDQHFREKLQKADIEEIRNGRLSKELDLVSHHVRTKLDELKRQEVGRLRMLIKAKLDSLQDTGMNHHLLLKQFEHLNHQNPDRFESRDLDMLIKAATADLEQYDRTRHEEFKKYEMMKEHERREYLKTLDEEKRKEEESKFEEMKRKHENHPKVNHPGSKDQLKEVWEEADGLDPNDFDPKTFFKLHDVNSDGFLDEQELEALFTKELAKVYDPRNAEDDMIEMEEERLRMREHVMNEIDSNKDRLVTLEEFLRATEKKEFLEPDSWETLGQQQLFTEEELKEYENIIAAQENELRKRADELQKQKEELQRQHDHLEAQKQEYQQAVQQLEQKKFQQGIAPSGPAGELKFEPRM from the exons ATGAGGTGGAAGATCATCCAGCTACAGTACTGTTTTCTCTTGGTTCCGTGcgtgctcactgttctggaagctGTGCCTATAGATGTAGACAAGACCAAAGTACACAACGTTGAGCCCGTGGACAGTGCAAAGATAGAGCCCCCA GATACCGGACTTTATTACGATGAATACCTCAAGCAAGTGATTGACGTCCTGGAAACAGATCAACATTTCAGAGAAAAGCTCCAGAAAGCAGACATAGAGGAAATAAGG AATGGGAGGCTGAGCAAAGAGCTGGACTTAGTAAGTCACCATGTGAGGACAAAACTCGATGAACTCAAGAGGCAAGAAGTAGGAAGGCTGAGAATGCTTATCAAAGCTAAGCTGGATTCCCTTCAAG ATACTGGCATGAATCACCACCTTCTCCTGAAGCAGTTCGAACACCTGAACCACCAGAATCCTGACAGATTTGAATCCAGAGATTTGGATATGCTAATCAAAGCG GCAACCGCAGATCTGGAGCAGTATGACCGGACTCGGCATGAAGAGTTTAAGAAGTATGAGATGATGAAGGAACACGAGCGCAGAGAGTATTTAAAAACACTGgatgaggaaaagagaaaagaagaagaatctAAATTTGAAGAAATGAAGAGGAAGCATGAAAACCACCCCAAAGTCAATCATCCT GGAAGCAAAGACCAACTAAAAGAGGTTTGGGAAGAGGCTGATGGATTGGACCCTAATGACTTTGACCCCAAGACATTTTTCAAATTACATG ATGTCAACAGTGATGGATTCCTGGATGAACAAGAATTAGAAGCACTGTTCACAAAAGAG TTGGCAAAAGTGTACGACCCCCGAAATGCGGAGGATGATATgatagaaatggaggaagaaagactTCGCATGAGAGAGCATGTCATGAACGAG ATTGATAGCAACAAAGACCGACTGGTGACTCTGGAAGAATTCTTGAGAGCTACAGAGAAGAAGGAGTTCTTGGAGCCAGACAGCTGGGAG ACATTGGGTCAGCAACAGTTATTCACCGAGGAAGAACTGAAAGAATATGAAAACATTATTGCCGCACAAGAAAATGAACTTAGGAAGAGGGCAGATGAActgcagaagcagaaggaagagTTGCAGCGTCAGCATGACCACCTGGAGGCTCAGAAGCAGGAGTATCAGCAG GCTGTTCAGCAGCTAGAACAGAAGAAATTTCAACAAGGGATCGCTCCATCAGGGCCAGCAGGAGAGTTGAAGTTTGAGCCACGTATgtaa